A window of the Brassica napus cultivar Da-Ae chromosome C5, Da-Ae, whole genome shotgun sequence genome harbors these coding sequences:
- the LOC106398160 gene encoding uncharacterized protein LOC106398160 has translation MQYVQTNERRGGRPPGRIALSFRAKARPRRLRRRIPSTRTKAKEAEKRSTKTNSVESDQVWDVDSFDLDYESPDESPSETDEEELRRYLRHIYKSRGFLLDKEMVPKNLFQGWRPLNLDAVFKDPNLTGRDYMEIMARVAIDKYNQTKNKIVTLDHIVRAVIRMSIGVTAYITFMAKESPEGELVEYQAKTEIKVWQTKIHPILCRPTSSSER, from the exons GAACGGAGGGGAGGGAGGCCTCCAGGTCGGATTGCATTAAGCTTCCGAGCAAAGGCAAGGCCGAGACGTCTCCGGCGTCGGATTCCGTCGACGAGAACGAAGGCGAAGGAAGCGGAGAAGAGGAGCACGAAGACAAATAGCGTAGAAAGCGACCAGGTTTGGGATGTTGACAGTTTCGATTTAGACTACGAGTCACCTGATGAGTCGCCTTCGGAGACGGACGAAGAGGAGCTGCGTCGTTATTTGCGTCATATCTACAAGAGCCGG GGTTTCTTGTTGGATAAAGAGATGGTTCCCAAGAATCTGTTTCAAGGGTGGCGCCCTTTGAATCTGGACGCCGTATTCAAAGATCCCAACCTCACGGGGCGTGACTACATGGAGATTATGGCTCGAGTGGCGATTGACAAATACAACCAAACAAAG aataAGATTGTGACGCTTGACCATATCGTGAGGGCCGTGATAAGGATGAGCATTGGAGTCACAGCGTATATTACTTTCATGGCTAAGGAGTCTCCTGAAGGAGAGCTTGTAGAGTATCAAGCTAAGACTGAGATTAAGGTCTGGCAGACTAAGATTCATCCCATCCTTTGCAGACCCACCTCGTCCTCGGAAAGGTAG